A single genomic interval of Microbulbifer variabilis harbors:
- a CDS encoding isoaspartyl peptidase/L-asparaginase family protein: MSLCAFHLRQIIVISKRKFLKYSFLGTAGALATSSVAAMARRYTKKGKKPVVISTWNHGGPANEAAWQVLSEGGRALDAVEAGARVPEADPQVTSVGYGGFPDRDGVVTLDACIMDDKQNCSSVAFLQGIKHPISVARKVMEETPHVMLVGEGAQRFAVEQGFDIENLLTPKAEAAWREWKRESRYQPVINIENHDTIGILAVDQDGNLSGACTTSGAAFKMHGRVGDSPIIGAGLYVDNEVGAATATGMGELMIKTVGCHQVVELMRHGYTPEEACREAVERIARKLGDYKKFQVGFLALDKAGNYGAHCIHPGFNYAVRDASGAQLVDSKSKLG; the protein is encoded by the coding sequence ATGTCTCTGTGCGCTTTCCACTTGAGACAAATCATTGTGATCAGCAAAAGAAAATTCCTGAAATACTCCTTCCTGGGTACTGCTGGCGCCCTAGCAACCTCTTCAGTGGCAGCTATGGCAAGGCGTTATACGAAGAAGGGAAAAAAGCCCGTAGTCATATCAACCTGGAACCATGGGGGCCCAGCCAATGAGGCAGCTTGGCAGGTTCTCAGCGAAGGTGGCAGGGCTTTGGATGCCGTAGAGGCAGGTGCTCGGGTGCCGGAAGCTGACCCGCAGGTAACCAGTGTTGGCTATGGCGGTTTTCCCGATCGCGATGGTGTAGTGACCCTTGATGCCTGCATTATGGATGACAAACAAAATTGTAGTTCAGTGGCTTTTTTACAGGGTATCAAGCATCCCATCTCGGTTGCGCGAAAGGTGATGGAGGAAACTCCACATGTAATGTTGGTCGGCGAGGGCGCACAGCGTTTTGCAGTTGAACAGGGGTTTGACATTGAGAACCTGTTAACTCCAAAAGCTGAAGCCGCCTGGCGTGAGTGGAAGCGCGAGTCCCGTTACCAGCCGGTAATCAATATAGAAAACCACGATACTATCGGCATCTTAGCCGTGGACCAGGACGGCAACCTCTCAGGTGCCTGCACCACCAGTGGCGCGGCTTTCAAGATGCACGGGCGGGTAGGGGACTCACCGATTATCGGCGCCGGACTCTATGTCGATAATGAAGTGGGTGCGGCTACTGCCACGGGTATGGGCGAGCTAATGATCAAGACTGTCGGTTGCCATCAAGTAGTGGAGCTGATGCGTCATGGCTACACACCGGAGGAAGCCTGTCGTGAGGCGGTGGAGCGTATTGCGCGCAAGCTAGGGGACTATAAGAAGTTCCAGGTGGGTTTCCTGGCTTTAGATAAAGCCGGTAATTACGGTGCTCACTGTATTCACCCAGGCTTTAATTATGCAGTAAGAGATGCGAGCGGTGCACAATTAGTCGATTCGAAAAGTAAACTCGGCTGA
- a CDS encoding efflux RND transporter periplasmic adaptor subunit encodes MLNKKAFISLLITSALLAACDERTAAPPMPAPQVTVVTLESEPVTLTRELPGRTSPFKVAEVRPQVNGIIKQQLFREGGRVDANQPLYQLDDAIYQADVDSARAKLQGANAAMNIARLKAERTAGLVRSGAVSKQENDVAEADLQEARASVAAARAELHRAEIQLDYAQITSPITGRIGKSSVTQGALVAANQAATLATVQQLDPIYVDVTQSAAELVSLRRALQAGKLADATNLPVKILLEDGSEFEHQGKLEFAEASVDPSTGSVLLRVVVPNPDNMLLPGMYVRAIVGSGVRENAILVPQQGIARDPKGNTSAMVVNEENIVAQRSVRVSRTVGNHWLVEEGLEPGDRVVVAGLQKIRPGAPVQPSEREDKQVPAAAGDGNAAAEQGS; translated from the coding sequence ATGCTCAATAAAAAAGCGTTTATCAGTCTTTTGATCACTAGTGCATTGCTTGCCGCTTGTGATGAAAGAACCGCTGCGCCACCGATGCCGGCGCCACAGGTGACTGTGGTTACGCTGGAATCCGAGCCGGTTACGCTTACCAGAGAGCTACCTGGTCGCACTTCACCTTTCAAGGTGGCGGAAGTTCGTCCACAGGTAAATGGCATCATAAAACAGCAATTGTTCCGTGAAGGTGGGCGTGTCGATGCAAATCAGCCACTTTATCAGCTGGATGACGCCATTTACCAAGCGGATGTGGATAGTGCGCGCGCCAAATTACAGGGGGCAAATGCGGCCATGAATATCGCCCGTCTTAAGGCCGAGCGCACCGCAGGCCTTGTTAGGAGTGGCGCTGTCAGCAAGCAGGAGAATGATGTCGCGGAGGCAGACTTGCAGGAAGCCCGCGCCTCTGTTGCAGCTGCCAGGGCGGAGTTACACCGAGCTGAGATCCAGCTGGACTACGCCCAGATTACCTCACCGATTACTGGCCGTATTGGTAAATCCAGTGTCACTCAGGGTGCCTTGGTAGCGGCCAATCAGGCCGCAACTTTGGCCACTGTGCAACAATTGGACCCCATCTATGTGGATGTTACCCAGTCTGCCGCAGAGCTGGTCAGCCTGCGTCGGGCTCTTCAGGCGGGTAAATTGGCAGATGCCACAAACCTGCCAGTTAAGATTTTGCTGGAAGATGGCAGTGAGTTTGAACATCAAGGCAAGCTCGAGTTTGCCGAAGCCAGTGTCGATCCCTCTACCGGAAGTGTGTTGCTGCGAGTCGTTGTCCCCAATCCAGACAATATGCTACTGCCAGGCATGTACGTGCGCGCGATAGTGGGTAGCGGTGTACGGGAAAATGCCATTCTGGTGCCTCAACAAGGTATTGCAAGGGACCCGAAAGGCAACACTTCGGCAATGGTGGTCAATGAAGAGAATATTGTTGCCCAACGTTCCGTGCGGGTCAGTCGCACAGTTGGTAACCACTGGCTGGTAGAAGAGGGACTGGAGCCCGGTGACCGTGTCGTAGTGGCTGGATTACAGAAAATTCGCCCCGGCGCGCCGGTGCAGCCTAGTGAACGTGAGGATAAACAGGTACCTGCAGCAGCTGGTGACGGCAACGCTGCTGCTGAGCAGGGTTCCTGA
- a CDS encoding gluconate 2-dehydrogenase subunit 3 family protein — translation MSKDKTNLSRRNALRLIATTAAAVPVIGCSEKAAPKVELKEDKAATKPAVKNLDAPKQTLARGTPTDPDLLNPVVPWEMQLDARELAVLAALCDVIIPADEISPSASSVGAHHYINEYVSAPYSNNKADLVTIRGGVVWLDGESRRRYQGPFVELNESQKNAICEDIKWTRNAKPEFQAGARFFAKVRVLVSTAFYTTEEGMADIGYVGNRPMASFPGAPPEVLKRLGLES, via the coding sequence ATGAGCAAGGATAAAACAAACCTGAGCCGCCGTAATGCCCTGCGTTTGATTGCTACTACTGCGGCTGCGGTCCCAGTAATCGGTTGTTCTGAGAAAGCAGCACCAAAAGTTGAGTTGAAGGAAGATAAAGCAGCTACAAAACCAGCGGTTAAGAATCTTGACGCACCTAAACAAACTTTAGCCAGGGGTACACCAACAGATCCTGATCTGCTTAACCCCGTCGTACCATGGGAAATGCAATTAGATGCGCGTGAGTTGGCGGTACTCGCAGCACTTTGCGATGTGATTATACCTGCAGATGAAATTTCACCGAGCGCTTCTTCAGTAGGTGCACACCATTACATCAATGAATATGTCAGCGCACCTTATTCCAACAATAAGGCGGACCTTGTCACTATTCGCGGAGGGGTGGTCTGGCTAGATGGAGAGTCCAGGCGCAGGTACCAAGGCCCATTTGTTGAGCTGAATGAATCTCAAAAAAATGCAATCTGCGAGGACATCAAATGGACTCGTAACGCGAAGCCAGAATTCCAAGCCGGTGCACGTTTCTTTGCCAAGGTAAGAGTTCTTGTATCTACCGCATTCTACACCACCGAGGAAGGCATGGCGGATATTGGCTACGTAGGTAATAGGCCTATGGCCAGCTTCCCTGGCGCACCTCCTGAAGTATTAAAACGACTCGGCTTAGAAAGCTGA
- a CDS encoding TonB-dependent receptor encodes MKEKTQKENRRAELLRTSASALVLCSVVGMAQAQNTEEAQKENLALEEVEVLGIRQSMEKNLDVKRFSNAVVDSITAEDIGKFPDKNVADALQRVPGVSIVRSGGEGAEVSIRGTAPELTFTQLNGNYIATPGDEPSRSLDYSLLPATMIARTDVYKSPEAKLDEGGIGGTVILHTRKPLDLDAGEGMLSVETTYADVTEKYEPQYTGFYSWKNDQETFGVLVGYSKQDRQNRVISTTTENWGWQGDVKPHEGVEERGPMVDIDGNEYRDFYAPRAVVGSVFEEERTREGIQLSAQWRPVEQLELGVNYFRFEQGGNSENYRIVFPEWNYGDAVAPGSLKFDEDGDTLLGIGMLDRGQAELQSPQVAGDYTRAEYVSDTLDFNAIYQGDGYSVRLVVGSTSAEGGPSEKLFASVNSRYGTVTDWSWDLSSGTAEIDTSADLGDPNTYPLYDWFSSHWTSSEDDENYYQLDVSIDMDYGWLTSLDVGLKYRDHEINRRITKQAWDDDNPPCPTINWPNEDGKDGLCYPWWPDDSFHTDPNGVPDTIDILSSGPLDNIIGGVKVPNFAHLEFEKLKEFLYEAYGDPTVTVERDQDYRIGEEVTAAYVQQNFASATLRGNFGVRAVQTKQYARTYDNIDGVLQDEPNIRDSSNTDFLPSANIAWDINDDLVMRAALARVVARVNYDDLGGSESIHAPLPGATVRDGFAGNSELKPYKADQFDLGLEWYFDDASAMGVTLFRKDIASFVINGSSLVTREIDGDIWNVNMSMPVNGTDATAQGAELFVQYAFDNGFGVFANYTYTDTELANLDLESGETIKTEIAGTSKDQYNLSVYYENDLFSVRASYNYRSAYADGYSNGVNTFTDEYDQLDVNASYSLMENLTLTASIINLTEEKVDRYWGEENRVLGSSYSGRRAYMGLTYSF; translated from the coding sequence ATGAAAGAGAAAACCCAAAAAGAAAACCGCAGGGCGGAGTTACTTCGCACATCCGCCAGTGCACTGGTGTTATGCAGTGTCGTCGGCATGGCACAGGCGCAAAATACAGAGGAAGCCCAAAAAGAAAACTTGGCTCTTGAAGAAGTAGAGGTATTGGGCATTCGACAGAGCATGGAGAAAAACCTCGATGTAAAGCGTTTTTCCAATGCGGTGGTGGACTCAATTACCGCTGAAGATATTGGCAAGTTCCCAGATAAAAACGTAGCCGATGCCTTACAGAGGGTGCCAGGAGTCTCTATCGTACGTAGTGGTGGTGAAGGTGCGGAAGTGAGTATCCGCGGTACTGCTCCGGAGCTTACCTTTACCCAGCTGAACGGTAACTATATTGCTACTCCGGGCGATGAGCCGTCACGCTCGCTAGATTATTCCTTGTTGCCCGCAACAATGATTGCCCGTACAGATGTTTATAAGAGCCCTGAGGCAAAGCTGGATGAAGGCGGAATCGGTGGTACTGTCATTTTGCATACCCGCAAACCTCTGGACCTGGACGCGGGAGAGGGCATGCTATCGGTTGAAACAACCTACGCGGATGTCACTGAGAAGTATGAGCCACAATACACGGGTTTTTACTCATGGAAAAATGATCAGGAAACCTTTGGTGTATTAGTTGGTTATTCCAAGCAAGACCGTCAAAATCGTGTGATTAGCACCACCACAGAAAACTGGGGATGGCAAGGTGACGTTAAGCCCCATGAAGGGGTAGAAGAAAGGGGGCCCATGGTAGATATCGACGGTAATGAGTACCGGGATTTCTATGCCCCCAGAGCCGTAGTGGGTAGCGTTTTTGAAGAGGAGCGTACCCGCGAGGGAATTCAGCTCAGTGCTCAGTGGCGTCCGGTTGAACAACTTGAGCTAGGTGTCAATTATTTTCGCTTTGAGCAGGGTGGCAACTCAGAGAATTACCGTATTGTATTTCCAGAGTGGAACTATGGTGATGCAGTTGCACCCGGTAGCCTTAAATTTGACGAGGATGGCGATACCTTACTCGGTATTGGCATGTTGGACAGAGGCCAGGCCGAATTGCAGTCTCCTCAAGTCGCTGGTGACTACACGCGAGCTGAATATGTGTCAGATACCTTGGATTTTAATGCTATTTACCAAGGAGATGGATATAGCGTGCGATTGGTTGTAGGCAGCACCAGTGCGGAAGGCGGACCTTCCGAGAAATTGTTTGCCTCAGTAAACTCTCGCTATGGCACTGTGACTGACTGGAGCTGGGACCTAAGCAGTGGTACTGCAGAGATTGATACCAGTGCCGATCTGGGAGACCCCAATACTTACCCCTTATACGATTGGTTTTCTTCGCACTGGACCAGTAGTGAGGATGATGAAAACTACTACCAGCTAGATGTATCTATCGATATGGATTACGGTTGGCTGACTTCCCTTGATGTAGGACTTAAATACCGCGACCACGAAATTAACCGACGCATTACTAAACAAGCTTGGGATGATGATAACCCGCCGTGTCCGACAATTAACTGGCCGAATGAAGACGGTAAAGATGGTCTTTGCTATCCCTGGTGGCCGGACGATTCTTTCCACACCGACCCTAATGGCGTTCCGGATACGATTGATATCCTTTCCAGTGGCCCACTCGATAATATTATTGGTGGTGTAAAAGTGCCCAACTTTGCCCACCTGGAGTTTGAGAAGCTAAAAGAGTTTCTCTATGAGGCTTATGGTGATCCTACAGTAACCGTAGAACGGGACCAGGACTATCGCATCGGTGAGGAAGTTACGGCGGCCTATGTACAGCAGAATTTTGCTTCTGCCACTTTGCGCGGTAATTTTGGTGTTCGCGCGGTGCAGACCAAGCAATATGCCCGAACATATGACAATATTGACGGGGTTTTGCAAGATGAGCCCAATATTCGCGATAGCAGTAACACCGATTTTCTGCCAAGCGCCAATATCGCTTGGGATATTAACGATGATTTAGTAATGCGTGCAGCCCTCGCAAGGGTTGTTGCCCGAGTTAATTATGATGACCTCGGTGGTTCTGAATCAATACACGCCCCACTGCCAGGAGCGACTGTAAGAGATGGGTTTGCGGGGAACTCCGAATTGAAACCCTATAAAGCGGATCAGTTTGATTTGGGTCTGGAATGGTACTTCGACGATGCTTCCGCAATGGGAGTAACCCTGTTCAGGAAGGATATTGCATCATTCGTCATTAACGGCAGTTCCCTGGTAACCAGGGAAATAGATGGTGACATTTGGAATGTAAACATGTCGATGCCTGTTAATGGCACCGATGCCACCGCTCAGGGTGCCGAGCTGTTTGTGCAATATGCCTTTGATAACGGTTTTGGGGTTTTTGCCAACTACACCTATACGGACACAGAGCTGGCCAATCTTGACCTCGAAAGCGGTGAAACAATCAAAACAGAAATTGCGGGTACCTCTAAAGATCAATACAACCTATCGGTGTACTACGAGAATGACCTTTTCAGTGTGAGAGCCTCTTACAACTATCGCAGCGCCTATGCGGATGGCTATAGCAACGGCGTGAATACGTTTACTGATGAGTATGATCAGCTTGATGTAAATGCTTCTTATAGTTTGATGGAAAACCTAACTCTCACTGCCTCCATTATTAATCTCACCGAAGAGAAGGTGGATAGATATTGGGGGGAAGAAAACAGAGTCTTGGGTTCCTCCTACTCAGGTCGCCGCGCCTATATGGGGCTGACTTACAGCTTCTGA
- a CDS encoding TetR family transcriptional regulator, producing MAKYREEQILNTRERILDAAIRVFHESGVTHASLTAVAELAGVTRDSLHSHFRDRVGLLNALTERMRLPGEDLCAAAGDDELKRDPLGTLRTRWIWLFDEIACNDEWQRLLEIIFLPCDPISEVCESTHRIKQGRTERLERMGELLEIALSVGQLPADLDLKLAQQMLHGGLFGVLEDWLLSPRFVDLGDLGEHYFDALLDMIRFSPELRLNRQQARTLH from the coding sequence ATGGCTAAATATAGAGAAGAGCAAATACTTAACACCCGAGAGCGTATCTTAGACGCCGCGATTCGTGTTTTTCACGAATCTGGCGTCACCCACGCCTCCCTAACGGCAGTCGCAGAGCTTGCCGGAGTCACTCGTGATTCCCTGCATAGCCATTTCCGCGACAGAGTTGGGCTACTCAACGCTCTAACCGAGCGCATGCGCCTGCCCGGTGAAGACCTCTGCGCGGCGGCCGGTGATGATGAGTTGAAGAGAGACCCTCTAGGCACCCTGCGTACCCGCTGGATATGGCTATTCGATGAGATTGCCTGTAATGATGAATGGCAGCGCTTGCTGGAGATTATCTTCCTGCCATGTGACCCAATCAGTGAAGTATGCGAGTCCACTCACCGTATTAAGCAAGGCCGCACAGAGCGGCTGGAGCGAATGGGAGAATTGTTGGAGATTGCACTATCAGTCGGTCAATTACCTGCTGACCTGGATTTGAAACTGGCCCAACAAATGCTTCACGGAGGCCTTTTTGGTGTTCTGGAAGACTGGCTTCTTTCTCCTCGCTTTGTAGACCTTGGCGACTTAGGCGAACATTATTTTGATGCTCTCCTAGATATGATTCGCTTCTCCCCAGAACTGCGTCTAAACAGGCAGCAAGCACGAACTTTGCACTGA
- a CDS encoding efflux RND transporter permease subunit, with the protein MASFFINRPIFAWVLAIITMLAGALSISKLAVERYPNIAPPSINIEASYPGASAKVVEDSVTQILERNMKGLDGLLYMSAVSQSNGGVSVSLTFENGTDPDTAQVQVQNKVQLAMPLLPQEVQLQGVNVSKSRGGFLMVAGFVSEDGSMNRNDIADYINSAIVDPVSRVPGVGNVQVFGSKYAMRIWLDPNKLTTYDLTPNDVAAAVRAQNAQVTVGSLGGAPAVPGQQLNASITSQERLQTPQQFREIVVRANDDGSILRLGDVARVELGAESYEFISRYNRQPATGIAINLATGANALDTAEGVKAKLKELEPFFPRGLTSVVPFDTTPFVEVSIKGVISTLIEAIVLVFLVMYLFLQNFRATLIPTIAVPVVLLGTFAVLAALGFSVNMLTMFAMVLAIGLLVDDAIVVVENVERVMREEGLSPKEATKKSMHQITPALIGIGVVLSAVFVPMAFMDGATGVIYRQFSATIVAAMALSVLVAIILTPALCATLLKPLSKGESHGEKGFFGWFNRNFERGSQRYQGGVQGILKRSGRFMLLFVILSAVMAFLFLRLPSSFLPDEDQGVLFSMVQAPVGATQERTMESIRKVEDQFLDNEQGTVKSVFSVQGFSFAGSGQNTGIAFVNMEDWSEREEESQSTGAVAMRAMGALMQIKDAMAFAFAPPPLPELGSSGGFNFYLKDNGNLGHEALTAARNQFLGMAGQSKLLSNVRPNGQEDTPQFRVKIDNAKAAALGLSIADINSALSTAWGGSYIDDFIDRGRVKRVYMQADAPYRMVPEDFQLWSVRNDKGDMVPLSSFASFSWEYGSPRLERYNGVPSMQINGQAAAGVSSGEAMAEVESLVAQLPAGVGIEWSGLSYQERAAGAQTPLLYTLSLLIVFLCLAALYESWTVPTAVLLMAPLGILGAVLANSLRGMERDIYFQVAMLTTVGLTSKNAILIVEFAKQNLEDGMELVQATMRAVRDRLRPILMTSLAFGLGVLPLAIATGAGSGAQRAIGTGVLGGMVVGTLLGIFFIPLFFVVVQRLFGRKASSTDTGQDQVLANKKTEAAEAL; encoded by the coding sequence ATGGCGAGCTTTTTTATCAACCGGCCCATCTTTGCCTGGGTTCTGGCAATTATCACCATGCTGGCAGGTGCATTGTCCATCAGCAAGTTGGCGGTGGAGCGCTATCCGAATATCGCACCACCCTCTATTAATATTGAGGCCAGTTACCCCGGCGCCTCCGCCAAAGTGGTGGAAGATTCGGTGACGCAGATTCTGGAGCGGAATATGAAAGGGCTCGATGGCCTTCTCTATATGTCTGCTGTCAGTCAATCTAACGGTGGTGTGTCTGTCTCCCTTACGTTTGAGAATGGTACCGACCCGGATACCGCACAGGTGCAAGTCCAAAACAAGGTGCAGCTGGCAATGCCGCTGTTGCCCCAAGAGGTGCAGTTACAAGGGGTCAATGTCAGTAAGTCCCGTGGCGGCTTCTTGATGGTTGCAGGTTTTGTCTCCGAAGACGGCAGTATGAACCGCAACGACATTGCTGATTACATCAACTCAGCGATTGTGGACCCGGTTAGCCGGGTGCCAGGTGTCGGTAATGTGCAGGTGTTCGGCTCCAAATATGCAATGCGTATCTGGCTCGATCCCAACAAGCTGACTACTTACGATTTGACACCGAATGATGTAGCCGCGGCGGTACGGGCCCAGAATGCCCAGGTCACAGTGGGCAGCCTTGGTGGCGCACCGGCGGTGCCAGGGCAGCAACTCAATGCCTCTATTACCTCCCAGGAGCGCCTGCAAACCCCGCAACAGTTCCGGGAAATCGTGGTACGAGCCAATGATGATGGCTCCATACTGCGGCTTGGCGATGTCGCCCGCGTTGAGTTGGGGGCAGAGAGTTATGAATTTATCTCCCGCTACAATCGCCAGCCGGCTACCGGTATCGCCATTAACCTTGCCACCGGTGCCAACGCACTGGACACCGCCGAAGGCGTGAAAGCGAAGCTCAAAGAACTGGAGCCTTTCTTCCCTCGGGGGCTTACCTCTGTCGTACCATTTGATACCACGCCCTTTGTCGAGGTCTCCATTAAAGGCGTGATCAGCACATTGATTGAAGCAATTGTGCTGGTCTTCCTGGTGATGTATCTGTTCCTGCAGAATTTCCGTGCAACCCTGATCCCTACAATCGCAGTACCGGTGGTGCTGTTGGGTACCTTTGCCGTACTCGCAGCACTGGGCTTCTCGGTCAATATGCTCACCATGTTCGCTATGGTATTGGCCATCGGCTTGCTAGTGGATGACGCTATTGTGGTGGTGGAAAACGTAGAACGGGTGATGCGCGAAGAGGGCTTATCGCCGAAGGAAGCCACTAAAAAATCCATGCACCAGATTACCCCGGCATTGATCGGAATCGGTGTCGTGCTGTCGGCAGTGTTTGTGCCAATGGCATTTATGGATGGCGCCACTGGCGTAATTTACCGGCAGTTCTCAGCAACCATTGTTGCTGCCATGGCCTTGTCCGTATTAGTGGCAATTATCCTGACCCCCGCACTATGTGCCACCTTGCTGAAACCACTTTCAAAAGGGGAAAGTCACGGTGAGAAAGGCTTCTTCGGTTGGTTCAATCGCAATTTTGAGCGCGGCAGTCAGCGCTACCAGGGCGGAGTGCAGGGCATCCTAAAACGTAGCGGCCGCTTTATGCTGTTGTTTGTGATCCTTTCCGCTGTGATGGCCTTCTTATTCCTGCGTTTACCCAGCTCCTTCCTGCCCGATGAAGACCAGGGCGTGCTCTTCTCTATGGTGCAGGCACCCGTGGGCGCGACCCAGGAACGCACCATGGAATCTATCCGCAAAGTAGAAGACCAATTCCTGGATAACGAGCAGGGCACCGTGAAGTCAGTATTTTCGGTGCAGGGCTTTAGCTTTGCCGGTAGCGGCCAGAATACCGGTATCGCCTTTGTGAATATGGAAGATTGGTCTGAGCGGGAAGAAGAGTCGCAAAGTACTGGAGCAGTCGCCATGCGTGCTATGGGCGCGCTGATGCAAATTAAAGATGCCATGGCTTTTGCCTTTGCACCGCCGCCTCTGCCAGAGTTGGGTTCTTCTGGTGGCTTTAACTTTTACTTAAAAGATAACGGCAACCTGGGGCACGAAGCGTTGACCGCTGCCCGTAACCAATTCTTGGGAATGGCCGGGCAGAGTAAATTACTCTCTAACGTACGCCCCAATGGCCAGGAGGACACGCCGCAGTTTCGAGTGAAAATCGACAACGCCAAAGCTGCGGCCCTCGGCTTGTCTATTGCCGATATTAACAGCGCGCTGAGTACCGCTTGGGGTGGCTCCTATATCGATGATTTTATCGATCGCGGTCGGGTTAAGCGGGTTTATATGCAGGCGGATGCGCCATATCGCATGGTGCCGGAAGACTTCCAACTTTGGTCTGTGCGCAATGATAAAGGCGATATGGTGCCTCTATCTTCCTTCGCCAGTTTTTCCTGGGAGTATGGATCTCCCCGCTTGGAACGCTATAACGGTGTGCCCTCCATGCAGATCAATGGTCAAGCTGCAGCGGGGGTCAGTTCTGGCGAGGCCATGGCAGAAGTGGAGAGCTTGGTAGCGCAATTGCCGGCGGGGGTTGGCATTGAATGGAGCGGCCTTTCTTATCAGGAGCGCGCCGCTGGTGCACAAACACCACTGCTCTATACCTTGTCATTACTGATTGTATTCTTGTGCCTCGCGGCTCTTTATGAGAGCTGGACAGTACCGACCGCCGTATTGTTGATGGCACCGCTCGGTATTCTCGGTGCCGTGCTTGCCAACAGTTTGCGCGGCATGGAGAGGGATATCTATTTCCAGGTGGCTATGCTGACCACTGTCGGCTTGACCAGTAAGAACGCTATTCTGATTGTGGAGTTTGCCAAGCAAAACTTAGAGGATGGTATGGAGCTGGTGCAGGCTACTATGCGCGCAGTCCGTGATCGGCTGCGCCCAATCCTTATGACCTCCTTGGCTTTCGGTTTGGGAGTTCTTCCTCTGGCGATAGCCACCGGTGCAGGTTCCGGCGCACAACGGGCAATTGGAACCGGGGTACTGGGCGGAATGGTTGTGGGCACTCTGCTTGGAATCTTCTTTATACCACTGTTCTTTGTAGTGGTGCAGAGACTGTTTGGGCGTAAAGCTAGCAGTACTGATACTGGGCAGGATCAAGTTCTTGCCAATAAAAAGACAGAAGCTGCGGAAGCTTTGTAA
- a CDS encoding metallophosphoesterase, with the protein MEHCKYDIIGDIHGHASALIELLDVLGYRETSSGYAHPERKVIFLGDFIDRGEHLVEHRKLLKVVMSMVNNDHAKAIMGNHEFNALAYHTEVNGKPLRPHTDKNTKQHQAFLNEYPDNDPEKSQVLDFFRSLPLWLDLGPLRAVHACWDEEKVNFLASRTDSGRLTSELLLQASSPGSDAFKAVETLLKGCEIELPQGVSFLDKDGNRRSAVRVQWWNASAKALGEIALPRGVDIGSAASLPVPRGIPYYPKADKPCFIGHYWLKGVPAPLTEKVACLDYSVAGNGKLVAYRFDGEQVLSEDKFVFVK; encoded by the coding sequence ATGGAACACTGCAAGTACGACATTATTGGCGATATCCATGGCCACGCCAGCGCATTGATTGAGTTGCTCGATGTGCTGGGTTATCGGGAAACAAGCAGTGGTTATGCTCACCCTGAGCGAAAGGTCATATTTCTTGGAGATTTTATCGACCGCGGTGAGCACCTGGTGGAGCATCGCAAACTCCTAAAGGTAGTTATGAGCATGGTAAATAATGATCATGCCAAAGCAATTATGGGCAATCACGAGTTTAACGCCCTGGCTTATCATACCGAAGTCAATGGCAAGCCCCTGCGCCCACATACCGATAAAAATACAAAACAGCACCAGGCTTTTTTGAATGAGTACCCGGATAACGATCCAGAAAAATCTCAGGTATTGGATTTCTTCAGATCATTGCCTCTGTGGCTTGATCTTGGTCCTCTGCGTGCGGTACACGCTTGCTGGGACGAAGAGAAAGTTAATTTTTTAGCATCGAGAACCGATAGCGGCAGGTTAACGTCTGAGCTTTTGCTGCAAGCTAGCTCCCCGGGCAGTGATGCCTTCAAAGCGGTGGAAACTTTGCTCAAAGGGTGTGAAATTGAACTGCCTCAAGGAGTGAGTTTTCTGGATAAGGATGGTAATCGCCGCTCTGCTGTCCGCGTTCAATGGTGGAACGCTTCTGCAAAAGCGCTGGGGGAGATAGCGTTACCGCGTGGTGTTGATATCGGTTCCGCCGCTAGCTTGCCTGTGCCTAGGGGTATTCCTTATTACCCTAAAGCAGATAAGCCCTGCTTTATCGGTCACTATTGGCTTAAAGGTGTGCCAGCACCTCTAACCGAGAAAGTTGCTTGTCTCGATTATTCCGTGGCGGGTAACGGCAAACTGGTTGCTTATCGTTTTGATGGTGAACAGGTCTTGAGTGAAGACAAGTTTGTGTTTGTGAAGTAG